A genomic region of Trichothermofontia sichuanensis B231 contains the following coding sequences:
- a CDS encoding glycosyltransferase family 4 protein — protein MLRPSPAGLLINLAFLSRRPTGHTNYALQVLPYLAALQPQVLVPADQIEQLAPLGAHPSAKTIGPAAVSIPPWESYAIASNMTPDQRTWGHLRRLVWTQVRLPAIYRSTHANLLFSPIPEAPLDTNCRFVVTVHDLIPLHFGGRWSRLATYFRYYVPRVLEQAVHILCNSQATMQDVQSTFGIPADKLTVTPLGYDDRHFRDLALPTGNYFLCLGRHDRYKNIPRLINAFAALADPDCELWLAGPSDRRYTPALHAQVAALNLQQQVKFLDYVPYADLPRLLGQAIALVFPSLYEGFGLPVLEAMACGTPVITSDCSALPEVAGDAALLVNPHIEGEITEAMRGLLADANLRSRLRQAGLARVQGFSWAKTGAITREVLQRYL, from the coding sequence ATGTTGCGTCCTAGTCCTGCGGGTCTACTGATCAATCTGGCGTTTTTAAGTCGGCGGCCAACGGGGCACACGAATTATGCCTTGCAGGTGTTGCCTTATTTGGCAGCGTTGCAGCCGCAGGTACTGGTTCCTGCCGATCAGATCGAACAGTTAGCCCCCCTAGGCGCCCACCCAAGTGCCAAGACAATCGGGCCAGCAGCGGTGTCAATCCCCCCTTGGGAAAGCTATGCGATCGCGAGCAATATGACGCCGGATCAGAGGACGTGGGGACATCTGCGGCGGTTGGTCTGGACACAGGTTCGCCTGCCAGCAATTTACCGATCGACCCATGCGAACCTCCTGTTTTCCCCGATTCCAGAGGCCCCACTGGATACCAACTGCCGGTTTGTTGTGACGGTCCATGATCTGATCCCCTTGCACTTTGGCGGACGCTGGTCGCGACTGGCAACCTATTTCCGTTACTATGTCCCCCGTGTGTTAGAGCAGGCGGTGCACATTCTCTGCAATTCCCAAGCAACGATGCAGGACGTGCAATCTACCTTTGGGATTCCAGCCGACAAGCTAACGGTTACCCCCTTAGGCTATGACGATCGCCATTTTCGTGATTTAGCCCTGCCCACGGGGAATTATTTTCTATGCCTGGGGCGGCACGATCGCTATAAAAATATCCCCCGCTTGATCAATGCGTTTGCAGCATTGGCCGATCCAGATTGCGAGCTATGGCTCGCGGGTCCCAGCGATCGCCGCTATACACCGGCCTTGCACGCCCAAGTTGCCGCCCTCAACCTTCAGCAGCAGGTCAAGTTTCTGGACTACGTGCCCTATGCAGACTTACCACGGCTACTGGGACAGGCGATCGCCCTGGTTTTCCCCAGTCTGTATGAAGGCTTTGGCCTACCCGTCCTGGAAGCGATGGCCTGCGGCACCCCTGTGATCACCTCCGATTGCTCTGCCCTGCCAGAGGTCGCCGGGGACGCTGCCCTTTTGGTGAATCCCCACATTGAAGGGGAAATTACTGAGGCGATGCGTGGGTTGTTAGCTGATGCCAATTTGCGATCGCGCCTGCGACAAGCCGGTTTAGCACGGGTCCAGGGGTTCAGTTGGGCTAAGACGGGGGCAATCACCAGGGAGGTGCTTCAGCGCTATTTGTAA